One Candidatus Devosia phytovorans genomic window carries:
- the ntrC gene encoding nitrogen regulation protein NR(I) has protein sequence MSHVVLLADDDAAIRMVLNQALTRAGYEVRPTGNISTMWNWVSRGEGDILITDVAMPDGNAFEVMPKIKKLRPELPMIVMSAQNTFMTAIRASEVGAYEYLPKPFDITEVLSVVARALADAKKPTIGDRKAEEPGETMPLVGRSTAMQDIYRALARLMQTDLTVMITGESGTGKELVARALHDFGKRRNGPFVAINMAAIPRDLIEAELFGHEKGAFTGANTRSSGRFEQAEGGTLFLDEIGDMPMDAQTRLLRVLQEGEYTMVGGRTSIKTNVRIVAATHRDLSQMIRQGLFREDLYYRLNVVPIRLPPLRERVDDVGDLAAHFLKAAQREGEPIKTISADAIRLMQNYSWPGNVRELENLVRRLSALYADESISAEIVQNELNIAERPSSTAGGGPVDVSVAVETHVGQVLREYEPNLPPAGLYQRVIDRVEAPLIAMALNACGGNQIKAADLLGLNRNTLRKKIRTHSIEIVKHSRRN, from the coding sequence ATGAGCCATGTCGTCCTGCTCGCCGATGATGACGCAGCCATCCGCATGGTGCTCAATCAGGCTTTGACCCGTGCCGGCTACGAGGTCCGTCCCACCGGCAATATCTCCACTATGTGGAACTGGGTCAGCCGTGGTGAAGGCGATATCCTGATCACCGACGTGGCCATGCCCGATGGCAATGCCTTCGAGGTTATGCCCAAGATCAAGAAGCTCCGTCCCGAGCTGCCGATGATCGTCATGAGTGCCCAGAATACGTTCATGACCGCCATCCGGGCCTCGGAAGTCGGGGCCTACGAATATCTGCCCAAGCCCTTCGACATCACCGAAGTCCTGTCCGTCGTGGCCCGCGCCCTGGCCGATGCCAAGAAACCCACGATCGGCGATCGCAAGGCCGAAGAGCCCGGCGAAACCATGCCGCTGGTGGGTCGTTCGACGGCAATGCAGGACATCTACCGCGCCCTGGCGCGTCTGATGCAGACCGACCTCACGGTGATGATCACCGGCGAGAGCGGTACCGGCAAGGAGCTCGTAGCCCGCGCCCTGCACGACTTCGGCAAGCGCCGCAACGGGCCTTTCGTCGCCATCAACATGGCCGCTATCCCGCGCGATCTGATCGAGGCCGAGCTCTTTGGCCATGAGAAGGGGGCCTTCACCGGCGCTAACACCCGCTCCTCGGGTCGCTTCGAGCAGGCCGAAGGCGGTACGCTCTTCCTCGACGAGATCGGCGACATGCCGATGGATGCCCAGACCCGCCTGCTGCGCGTGCTGCAGGAAGGCGAATACACCATGGTCGGCGGTCGAACCTCCATCAAGACCAATGTCCGCATCGTTGCGGCAACGCATCGTGATCTCAGCCAGATGATCCGTCAGGGCCTGTTCCGCGAGGATCTTTACTACCGCCTCAACGTCGTGCCGATCCGCCTGCCGCCCCTGCGCGAGCGCGTCGACGACGTCGGCGATCTGGCTGCCCATTTCCTCAAGGCAGCGCAGCGCGAAGGCGAGCCAATCAAGACCATTTCGGCCGATGCCATCCGACTGATGCAGAACTATTCCTGGCCGGGCAATGTGCGCGAGCTGGAAAACCTCGTGCGTCGCCTCTCGGCCCTTTATGCCGACGAAAGCATTTCGGCCGAGATCGTCCAGAACGAGCTCAACATCGCCGAGCGCCCGTCATCGACGGCCGGTGGCGGCCCCGTTGACGTCTCTGTGGCGGTTGAAACCCATGTCGGGCAGGTACTGCGCGAATATGAGCCCAACCTGCCGCCAGCGGGCCTCTATCAGCGCGTCATCGACCGGGTGGAGGCGCCTCTGATCGCCATGGCGCTGAATGCCTGCGGCGGCAACCAGATCAAGGCCGCGGACCTGCTGGGTCTCAACCGCAATACCCTGCGCAAGAAGATCCGCACCCACAGCATCGAGATCGTCAAGCACAGCCGGCGCAACTAG
- a CDS encoding ATP-binding protein — protein sequence MNAIEAASPSSMIETVPSTAVLQALPQPIIVCSEDRQITFVNYAAEAFFGASLSVLTRQRLDDLIAFGSPIIGLVETVAARRAPMTEYRVRVGSSRFGDERIADVFASPLSDNDGRVALLIQERTMADKIDRQMVSRGAARSVTGLASMLAHEIKNPLSGIRGAAQLLEQTVSSDEIPLARLIREETDRIVHLIDRVEVFGDERPMEREPINIHVVLDRVKLLARNGVARGIAFSEEYDPSLPPVFGNRDQLIQVFLNLVKNASEALERTQKPEIRLTTAFRPGIRISVTGVSERISLPLEIVIEDNGPGVPHDLLPFLFDPFVTTKTNGSGLGLALVAKIVGDHGGVIDCDSRPGRTRFRILLPVASGAFQAPIEEEVAQ from the coding sequence ATGAATGCGATTGAGGCTGCGTCACCCTCGTCCATGATCGAAACCGTGCCGTCCACCGCAGTGCTGCAGGCCCTGCCGCAGCCTATTATCGTTTGCAGCGAAGATCGACAGATCACCTTCGTCAATTATGCTGCCGAAGCCTTCTTCGGCGCTTCGCTCAGCGTGCTGACCCGCCAGCGCCTCGATGACCTGATCGCCTTCGGTTCGCCTATCATCGGACTGGTCGAAACCGTCGCCGCCCGCCGTGCGCCGATGACCGAATACCGCGTTCGCGTCGGCTCCTCCCGCTTCGGCGACGAACGCATTGCCGACGTCTTCGCCAGCCCGCTGTCCGACAATGACGGCCGCGTTGCCCTGCTGATCCAGGAGCGCACCATGGCCGACAAGATCGATCGCCAGATGGTGTCGCGCGGCGCTGCCCGCTCGGTGACGGGCCTTGCTTCCATGCTGGCCCATGAGATCAAGAACCCGCTCTCGGGCATACGCGGGGCCGCCCAGCTCCTTGAACAGACCGTCAGCAGCGATGAAATCCCGCTGGCCCGGCTGATCCGCGAGGAGACTGACCGCATCGTCCATCTGATCGATCGCGTTGAAGTCTTCGGCGACGAACGGCCGATGGAGCGCGAGCCGATCAATATTCACGTCGTGCTCGACCGGGTGAAGCTGCTGGCCCGCAACGGGGTCGCCCGTGGCATTGCTTTTTCGGAAGAATACGATCCGTCGCTTCCCCCGGTTTTCGGTAACCGCGATCAACTGATCCAGGTCTTCCTGAACCTGGTGAAAAACGCCTCGGAAGCCCTTGAACGGACGCAGAAACCGGAAATTCGGCTGACCACGGCCTTCCGCCCCGGCATCCGCATTTCTGTGACCGGCGTCTCCGAACGCATCTCGCTGCCGCTCGAAATCGTCATCGAGGACAATGGACCCGGCGTGCCGCATGACCTGCTGCCATTCCTCTTTGATCCCTTCGTGACTACCAAGACCAATGGCTCGGGCCTCGGTCTGGCGCTGGTGGCCAAGATCGTCGGTGATCATGGCGGCGTCATCGACTGCGACAGCCGTCCCGGCCGCACCCGTTTCAGAATCCTTCTCCCCGTCGCGAGTGGGGCATTCCAGGCACCAATTGAAGAGGAAGTGGCGCAATGA
- the dusB gene encoding tRNA dihydrouridine synthase DusB, giving the protein MSIGSHQVGNNAFLAPMAGITDRPMRKLAERFGAGMVVSEMIASNALAVGNQDMARKLGKPGRLPHMVQLAGCEAEWMDRGARMALDAGADIIDINFGCPAKRVTNGFSGSALMRVPDQAISLVDAVVSATPLPVTVKMRLGWDDDSLNAPEIARRAVAAGARMITVHGRTRQQFYKGNARWELVRAVVEAVDVPVVVNGDIIDLATAREALQQSGAAAVMLGRGAQGRPWTVAQIGAGLANAEIPEAPQGDDLVALVSEHYEDMLVEYGVAVGLRAARKHLDWYTEAAGIHLDKPRRTQFLNCEEPSQVLVQIREIFSNEQRAAA; this is encoded by the coding sequence TTGAGCATCGGGAGCCATCAGGTTGGCAACAATGCTTTCCTGGCACCGATGGCCGGAATCACCGATCGCCCCATGCGCAAGCTGGCCGAGCGCTTCGGTGCCGGCATGGTCGTCTCCGAAATGATCGCCAGCAACGCCCTCGCCGTCGGCAATCAGGACATGGCCCGCAAGCTGGGCAAGCCCGGTCGCCTGCCGCATATGGTGCAACTGGCCGGTTGCGAGGCTGAGTGGATGGATCGTGGCGCCAGGATGGCGCTGGACGCCGGCGCCGACATCATCGACATCAACTTCGGCTGCCCCGCCAAGCGCGTCACCAATGGCTTTTCCGGCTCCGCCCTGATGCGCGTGCCTGACCAGGCGATCAGCCTCGTCGACGCCGTCGTCAGTGCTACCCCATTGCCAGTAACCGTAAAAATGCGTCTGGGCTGGGATGACGACAGCCTTAATGCCCCCGAGATCGCCCGCCGTGCCGTTGCCGCCGGCGCCAGAATGATCACCGTGCATGGCCGCACTCGTCAGCAATTCTACAAGGGCAATGCCCGCTGGGAACTCGTTCGCGCCGTCGTCGAGGCCGTGGATGTGCCTGTGGTCGTCAATGGTGACATCATCGATCTGGCAACAGCCCGCGAGGCTCTGCAACAGTCCGGTGCCGCCGCCGTCATGCTCGGTCGCGGCGCGCAGGGCAGGCCATGGACCGTGGCCCAGATAGGTGCAGGGCTGGCCAATGCCGAAATTCCCGAGGCGCCGCAGGGCGATGACCTCGTCGCGCTCGTCTCGGAACACTATGAAGACATGCTCGTCGAGTATGGTGTCGCCGTCGGCCTTCGCGCCGCCCGCAAGCATCTCGACTGGTACACCGAGGCCGCCGGCATCCACCTCGACAAGCCGCGGCGCACGCAATTCCTCAACTGCGAAGAGCCCAGTCAGGTCCTTGTGCAGATCCGTGAAATCTTCTCCAACGAACAAAGGGCGGCCGCATGA
- a CDS encoding bifunctional 2-C-methyl-D-erythritol 4-phosphate cytidylyltransferase/2-C-methyl-D-erythritol 2,4-cyclodiphosphate synthase codes for MTVSSPGNTVSMRQKSIAVIVVAAGKGERAGRDGVADPKQYRAVGGVPVLTRTIRAFLELPQVSYVLPVIHAEHAERFAGLELSDDRLLAPIIGAATRQASVLEGLKALAPKRPDLVLIQDAARPFATPQLISDVIAALEQFDGALPALPVTDTIKRALDGRQVATTEDRSQLFAAQTPQGFRFGQIFSAHMRASTVRRIFTDDSEIAEWAGLRVGMVMGDRDNIKITHPEDFSRAERILAGDIAMETRVGTGFDVHPFEPGDGVWLCGVKIPHEKKLQGHSDADVALHALTDAILGAIGEGDIGIHFPPSDMQWRGAASVVFLKHAGRLLAERGGRVVNLDVTIVAEAPRIASHVPAMREVIGTALGIATSRIAIKATTSEQLGFVGREEGIVAMASASVEVPRED; via the coding sequence ATGACGGTATCAAGTCCAGGTAATACGGTTTCCATGCGTCAAAAGTCCATCGCCGTGATTGTTGTAGCAGCGGGAAAAGGGGAGCGCGCCGGCCGGGATGGGGTGGCCGATCCCAAGCAGTATCGCGCTGTTGGTGGGGTGCCGGTTCTGACGCGGACCATTCGGGCGTTCCTGGAATTGCCACAGGTCAGCTACGTCTTGCCGGTCATTCATGCCGAGCATGCAGAGCGGTTTGCGGGGCTGGAATTGAGTGATGACAGGCTGTTAGCGCCCATCATCGGGGCGGCGACACGGCAGGCTTCGGTGCTGGAAGGGCTCAAGGCGCTGGCGCCGAAGCGGCCGGATCTGGTGCTGATCCAGGATGCCGCGCGGCCGTTTGCGACGCCGCAACTTATCAGTGATGTCATTGCCGCGCTTGAACAATTCGACGGCGCCCTGCCCGCGTTGCCGGTGACCGACACGATCAAGCGGGCGCTGGATGGACGACAGGTGGCGACGACCGAGGATCGCAGCCAATTGTTCGCGGCGCAGACGCCGCAGGGCTTTCGCTTCGGCCAGATCTTCTCGGCGCATATGCGGGCCTCGACAGTGAGGAGAATTTTCACCGATGACTCCGAGATCGCAGAATGGGCTGGCCTCCGTGTCGGCATGGTCATGGGTGACCGGGACAATATCAAGATCACCCATCCCGAGGACTTTTCCCGCGCCGAGCGCATCTTAGCTGGAGACATTGCCATGGAAACCCGCGTCGGAACGGGCTTTGACGTGCATCCATTCGAGCCTGGCGATGGGGTCTGGCTCTGCGGTGTCAAAATCCCGCATGAAAAGAAATTACAGGGACACTCGGATGCCGACGTCGCATTGCACGCCCTGACTGACGCCATTCTGGGTGCAATCGGCGAAGGCGACATCGGAATCCACTTCCCGCCATCGGATATGCAGTGGCGCGGCGCGGCCTCGGTGGTCTTCCTCAAGCATGCTGGACGACTTCTTGCCGAACGCGGGGGAAGAGTCGTCAATCTTGACGTGACAATCGTCGCCGAAGCGCCGAGGATCGCAAGTCATGTTCCGGCGATGCGGGAGGTCATCGGAACAGCCTTGGGAATCGCAACATCGAGAATTGCGATCAAGGCAACGACGAGCGAACAGCTCGGCTTTGTTGGCCGGGAGGAAGGCATCGTGGCCATGGCCAGTGCCAGCGTGGAAGTGCCAAGGGAGGATTGA
- a CDS encoding CinA family protein translates to MATTAKSEPGAGKQIIDILTERQQTIVTAESCTGGMIASTLTDIPGASAALYGGFVTYSNEAKSRMIHVQARLIRDYGAVSNQVARAMADGARNTAHADYAVAVTGIAGPDGGSEKKPVGLVYVAVSSELATVVIEHRFGDLGREEIRKASTAAALDLVLQVLSGVEE, encoded by the coding sequence ATGGCAACAACGGCAAAGTCTGAGCCCGGAGCGGGCAAGCAGATCATCGACATATTGACCGAGCGGCAACAGACCATCGTGACGGCCGAGAGCTGCACCGGTGGCATGATCGCCTCGACCCTGACCGACATCCCCGGCGCCTCGGCAGCGCTCTATGGCGGCTTCGTCACCTATTCCAACGAAGCCAAGTCGCGCATGATCCATGTGCAGGCACGACTGATCCGCGATTATGGCGCGGTGAGCAACCAGGTGGCGCGGGCGATGGCCGATGGCGCCCGCAATACGGCTCATGCCGACTATGCCGTGGCGGTCACCGGGATTGCCGGTCCGGATGGCGGCAGCGAGAAGAAGCCGGTGGGCCTGGTCTATGTGGCAGTGTCGTCAGAACTGGCGACGGTGGTCATCGAGCATCGTTTCGGTGACCTGGGTCGCGAAGAAATCCGCAAGGCAAGCACGGCAGCGGCGCTGGACCTGGTGCTGCAGGTGCTGAGCGGGGTTGAAGAGTAG
- a CDS encoding type II toxin-antitoxin system RatA family toxin: protein MKRFFERHVPHLPDRMFEIVADLADYPRFIPNCKAMDVRKDPAAGDADVRLAKMTLFFGPITQAYTSRVTLDPEARTIRAKAVDGPFAYLDSVWSFEAEGQGTRVRFEIDFKISNPFIAAVAEPAFAAKQEEIMRAFAEEADRRFGE, encoded by the coding sequence ATGAAGCGTTTCTTCGAGCGGCACGTGCCGCATCTGCCCGATCGCATGTTCGAGATCGTCGCCGATCTCGCCGATTATCCGCGATTCATCCCCAACTGCAAGGCGATGGACGTCCGCAAGGACCCCGCCGCCGGCGATGCCGACGTGCGCCTGGCGAAGATGACGCTATTCTTCGGCCCGATCACCCAGGCTTATACCAGCCGCGTCACGCTTGATCCCGAGGCCCGCACCATCCGCGCCAAGGCCGTCGACGGTCCCTTCGCCTATCTCGACTCTGTCTGGAGTTTCGAAGCCGAAGGGCAGGGCACCCGCGTCCGCTTCGAGATCGACTTCAAGATCTCCAACCCCTTCATCGCCGCCGTCGCCGAACCGGCTTTCGCGGCCAAGCAGGAAGAGATCATGCGCGCCTTCGCCGAAGAAGCCGACCGGCGGTTCGGGGAGTAG
- the lipA gene encoding lipoyl synthase, with translation MGHTAQSGPKLVTLIDNSALKPRHPEKANRPDSVVLRKPDWIRVKAPGSPIYKETQQIVRENNLVTVCEEAGCPNIGECWSKKHATMMIMGEICTRACAFCNVRTGLPGPLDPNEPENVAKAVAKLGLEHVVITSVDRDDLADGGAQHFADVILAIRAATPKTTIEILTPDFLRKEGALEIVVAARPDVFNHNLETVPSKYLKVRPGARYFHSIRLLQKVKELDPTMFTKSGIMVGLGEERNEVLQLMDDLRSADVDFLTIGQYLQPTKKHYPLQRFVTPDEFKSYATVATAKGFGLVSSSPLTRSSHHAGEDFARLKAARMAKMGH, from the coding sequence ATCGGGCACACTGCCCAGTCAGGACCAAAATTGGTTACGCTCATTGATAATTCCGCGCTGAAGCCGCGCCACCCCGAAAAGGCCAATCGGCCCGATAGCGTGGTGCTGCGCAAGCCGGACTGGATCCGCGTCAAGGCGCCGGGTTCGCCCATCTACAAGGAAACCCAGCAGATCGTGCGCGAGAACAATCTCGTCACCGTCTGCGAGGAAGCCGGCTGCCCCAATATCGGCGAATGCTGGTCCAAGAAACACGCCACCATGATGATCATGGGCGAGATCTGCACCCGCGCCTGCGCCTTCTGCAATGTGCGCACCGGTCTCCCGGGACCGCTCGATCCCAATGAGCCTGAAAACGTTGCCAAGGCCGTGGCCAAGCTTGGCCTCGAGCATGTCGTCATCACCTCCGTTGACCGCGACGATCTGGCCGATGGCGGCGCACAGCACTTTGCCGACGTGATCCTGGCTATTCGCGCCGCGACGCCAAAAACCACCATTGAAATCCTGACGCCGGACTTCCTGCGCAAGGAAGGCGCTCTCGAGATCGTCGTGGCCGCCAGGCCCGACGTCTTCAACCACAATCTCGAAACCGTGCCGTCGAAATATTTGAAAGTTCGTCCCGGCGCCCGCTACTTTCACTCCATCCGCCTGCTCCAGAAGGTCAAGGAGCTGGACCCCACCATGTTCACCAAGTCGGGCATCATGGTTGGCCTCGGCGAAGAGCGCAACGAAGTGCTCCAGCTGATGGACGACCTGCGTTCCGCCGACGTCGATTTCCTCACCATCGGCCAGTATCTCCAGCCGACCAAGAAGCACTATCCGCTGCAGCGTTTCGTGACGCCGGATGAGTTCAAATCCTATGCCACGGTCGCCACGGCCAAGGGTTTTGGTCTGGTCTCCTCCAGCCCGCTGACCCGCTCGTCGCACCATGCCGGCGAAGACTTCGCTCGCCTCAAGGCCGCCCGCATGGCCAAGATGGGTCACTGA
- a CDS encoding Gfo/Idh/MocA family oxidoreductase has product MVKAIQVGLGHWGFSWTKEVIPKVPNIHMVGYVDSNPDAIKRVQDELGVEDKRCFLSLDEAAKGVEADLAICTLRTEAHYPVVKRCLELGFNVLVEKPFASTIAQAKELVELARANGRVLMVSQNYRFQPAPIAAAELIGAQKFGPVNLVSIEFRRHAPSQGYRYWDMPDPLLADMSIHHFDLMRMVLGDEPKRVSCRTWNPAASPFGHHPIGVATLEFEKGTIVSYRGSWMSSGPVTPWAGEWTMDCSEGEIIWSSRDHFMGKAGPDKLALRERDKEPVPFDLQPVELTDRTGTLGAIAKVIETGSVPARFSSGEDNLHSLALVQATILSASRGGDWVEIAEIMQQATSS; this is encoded by the coding sequence ATGGTCAAGGCGATCCAAGTCGGCCTGGGACACTGGGGATTCAGCTGGACGAAGGAAGTTATCCCCAAAGTTCCCAACATCCACATGGTGGGCTATGTGGATAGCAATCCCGACGCCATAAAGCGCGTGCAGGATGAGCTGGGTGTCGAGGACAAGCGCTGCTTCCTGAGCCTCGACGAGGCTGCCAAGGGCGTCGAGGCGGACCTCGCCATCTGCACGCTGCGCACCGAGGCGCATTATCCCGTGGTCAAGCGCTGCCTCGAGCTGGGCTTCAATGTGCTCGTCGAAAAACCCTTCGCCTCGACCATTGCTCAGGCCAAGGAACTGGTGGAACTCGCCCGCGCCAATGGCCGCGTGCTGATGGTCAGCCAGAACTACCGCTTCCAGCCCGCCCCGATTGCCGCTGCCGAACTGATCGGCGCGCAGAAATTCGGCCCGGTGAACCTCGTCTCCATCGAATTCCGCCGCCACGCACCAAGCCAGGGCTATCGCTATTGGGACATGCCCGATCCGCTGCTGGCCGACATGTCGATCCACCATTTCGATCTGATGCGCATGGTGCTGGGCGACGAGCCGAAGCGCGTTTCCTGCCGCACCTGGAACCCGGCAGCCAGCCCCTTTGGCCATCACCCGATCGGTGTCGCGACCCTCGAATTCGAGAAGGGCACCATTGTTTCCTATCGCGGCAGCTGGATGAGCTCGGGCCCGGTCACCCCCTGGGCTGGCGAATGGACCATGGATTGTTCGGAAGGCGAGATCATCTGGTCCTCGCGCGATCATTTCATGGGCAAGGCGGGCCCCGACAAGCTTGCCTTGCGCGAGCGCGACAAGGAGCCTGTGCCCTTCGATCTGCAGCCGGTGGAACTGACCGACCGCACCGGCACGCTCGGCGCCATCGCCAAAGTGATCGAGACCGGCTCCGTGCCCGCCCGCTTCAGCTCGGGTGAAGACAATCTTCATTCCCTGGCGCTGGTCCAGGCAACAATCCTCTCCGCCTCGCGCGGCGGTGATTGGGTCGAGATTGCCGAAATCATGCAGCAGGCGACAAGTAGCTAA
- the lpdA gene encoding dihydrolipoyl dehydrogenase, whose amino-acid sequence MADQYDLLVIGAGPGGYVAAIRGAQLGMKVGIIEREHMAGICSNWGCIPTKALLRSAEIYGHMTHAKDYGLVAEKFSVDIDGVVKRSRAIAAQMNNGVQFLMKKNKIDTIWGEAVITGKGEVKVAPTKKTIQQPQVPPPKNALGEGTYKAKNIIIATGARPRVLPGIEPDGDKIWTYFEAMKPTAMPKSLVVMGSGAIGVEFASFYRSMGAEVTIIELLPQIMPVEDAEIAGLARKRLEKRGIKILTDAKVAKVEKTADGVIAHVELKNGDKQQIAGEKLISAIGVQCNIEGLGLETVGVKTERGAIVIDGYGKTSVEGIWAIGDVAGPPMLAHKAEHEAVITVEKIAGMKVHGLDKTKVPGCTYCEPQVASVGLTEAKAKEAGREIKVGRFPFVGNGKAIALGEPDGLVKTIFDAKTGELLGAHMVGAEVTELIQGFVIAMNLETTEEELIHTIFPHPTLSESMKESVLDAYGRALNI is encoded by the coding sequence ATGGCTGACCAATACGATCTTCTCGTCATCGGCGCCGGCCCGGGCGGCTATGTTGCCGCCATCCGCGGCGCGCAGCTTGGCATGAAGGTGGGCATCATCGAGCGCGAGCACATGGCCGGCATCTGCTCCAACTGGGGCTGCATCCCGACCAAGGCGCTGCTCCGCTCGGCCGAAATCTACGGCCACATGACCCACGCCAAGGACTATGGCCTCGTCGCCGAAAAGTTCAGCGTCGATATCGACGGCGTGGTCAAGCGCTCGCGCGCCATTGCCGCCCAGATGAACAATGGCGTCCAGTTCCTCATGAAGAAGAACAAGATCGACACGATCTGGGGCGAAGCCGTCATCACCGGCAAGGGCGAGGTCAAGGTCGCGCCCACCAAGAAAACCATCCAGCAGCCGCAGGTTCCGCCGCCCAAGAATGCGCTGGGCGAGGGCACGTACAAGGCCAAGAACATCATCATCGCCACCGGCGCCCGTCCGCGCGTCCTGCCGGGCATCGAGCCCGATGGCGACAAGATCTGGACCTATTTCGAAGCCATGAAGCCCACCGCGATGCCCAAGTCGCTGGTCGTGATGGGTTCGGGCGCCATCGGTGTCGAGTTCGCCTCCTTCTACCGCTCCATGGGCGCCGAAGTGACCATCATCGAGCTGCTGCCGCAGATCATGCCCGTTGAGGATGCCGAGATCGCCGGTCTCGCCCGCAAGCGGCTGGAAAAGCGCGGCATCAAGATCCTGACCGATGCCAAGGTCGCCAAGGTCGAAAAGACCGCGGACGGCGTCATCGCTCATGTCGAGCTCAAGAATGGCGACAAGCAGCAGATCGCTGGCGAAAAGCTGATCTCGGCCATTGGCGTGCAGTGCAATATCGAAGGCCTTGGCCTCGAGACGGTCGGCGTCAAGACCGAGCGCGGCGCCATCGTCATCGATGGCTATGGTAAGACCAGCGTGGAAGGCATCTGGGCCATCGGCGACGTCGCCGGCCCGCCGATGCTGGCCCACAAGGCCGAGCATGAAGCCGTCATCACCGTCGAAAAGATCGCGGGCATGAAGGTCCACGGCCTCGACAAGACCAAGGTCCCCGGCTGCACCTATTGCGAGCCGCAGGTTGCCAGCGTCGGCTTGACCGAAGCCAAGGCCAAGGAAGCCGGTCGCGAGATCAAGGTCGGTCGCTTCCCCTTCGTCGGCAACGGCAAGGCCATTGCTCTTGGCGAGCCCGATGGCCTGGTGAAGACCATTTTCGACGCCAAGACCGGCGAACTCCTCGGTGCCCATATGGTTGGCGCCGAAGTCACCGAGCTGATCCAGGGTTTTGTCATCGCCATGAACCTCGAAACCACCGAGGAAGAGCTGATCCACACCATCTTCCCGCATCCGACCCTCAGCGAGTCGATGAAGGAATCGGTGCTCGATGCCTATGGCCGCGCGCTGAATATCTAA
- a CDS encoding GDSL-type esterase/lipase family protein has translation MKTILAYGDSLTYGANPQPDGLRHAYENRWPSVLEQGLDGRARVFAEGLGGRTTAFDDGSASSDRNGARILPVLLDTHKPLDLVIIMLGSNDLKPAIHGRAITASYGIRKLMQTVLGQFVNPGETAPKMLIVSPPHLVATNHAEMGIHFGGEPAIAQSKLMAGYYRTRAAEYGAHFYDAADVAHADPTDGVHLDPANTRAIGTGLIPVVKSILGL, from the coding sequence ATGAAAACCATCCTCGCCTATGGCGACAGCCTGACCTACGGCGCCAATCCGCAGCCCGATGGGCTGCGGCACGCCTATGAGAACCGCTGGCCGTCTGTTCTCGAACAGGGGCTGGATGGCCGCGCCCGCGTCTTTGCCGAGGGTCTAGGTGGTCGCACCACGGCCTTCGACGATGGCTCGGCCTCCTCGGATCGCAATGGCGCCCGCATCCTGCCAGTGCTGCTCGATACCCATAAGCCGCTTGATCTCGTCATCATCATGCTGGGCTCCAATGATCTGAAGCCCGCCATCCACGGCCGCGCCATCACCGCCTCCTATGGCATTCGCAAGCTGATGCAGACCGTGCTGGGCCAGTTCGTCAATCCCGGCGAGACCGCGCCCAAGATGCTGATCGTCAGCCCACCGCATCTGGTGGCAACGAACCATGCCGAAATGGGCATCCATTTCGGCGGCGAGCCGGCGATCGCCCAGTCAAAGCTGATGGCCGGCTACTACCGCACCCGCGCCGCAGAATACGGCGCCCATTTCTATGACGCCGCCGACGTGGCCCATGCCGATCCGACCGACGGGGTCCATCTCGACCCCGCCAATACACGCGCTATCGGCACGGGGCTGATCCCCGTCGTCAAATCCATTCTGGGTCTCTGA